In one Cloacibacillus sp. genomic region, the following are encoded:
- a CDS encoding amidohydrolase codes for MVDLRENEVKDAVFEKIDFLAREAFELNCFLAENPELSGKEYLACEKICALLESHGITVERAFAGIPTAFRGTVCEAPDSGINIGIIAEYDALPEIGHACGHCASGSLSLLAALALHECADLVPANIDIIGTPDEEATGKKIEMAEAGLFDKYDFVIMIHMDSKNKAEMKLLALSAFHYNFRGQPAHASACPWAGKNALNGAMLMIHGFDMMRQHLKPTTRVHGIIIRGGEASNIVPEYASAEYTFRSPDSRYLAQVVKLLHDCAKGAAMATQTSVEIVKYAPSLDSMKPNPAGTAMLEEIFAAQGLPVFKGEDENIGSSDIGNVSFRCAAFHPTISISDEDIPCHTREFAAKMKEKDIERVISAGTRIICEMAVRSVYEPERLEAIRRDFRK; via the coding sequence ATGGTTGATTTACGGGAAAATGAGGTAAAGGACGCGGTCTTTGAAAAGATAGATTTTCTGGCGCGGGAGGCCTTCGAGCTCAACTGTTTCCTCGCCGAAAATCCTGAGTTGTCGGGTAAGGAATATCTGGCCTGCGAAAAGATCTGCGCGCTGCTGGAGTCTCACGGGATCACTGTTGAGCGGGCCTTCGCCGGCATACCCACCGCTTTCAGGGGGACCGTATGCGAAGCTCCCGATTCGGGAATCAACATCGGTATCATCGCCGAATACGACGCCCTGCCCGAGATCGGCCATGCCTGCGGCCACTGCGCGAGCGGCAGCCTCAGTCTGCTTGCGGCGCTCGCCCTTCACGAATGCGCGGACTTAGTACCCGCCAATATCGACATCATCGGCACCCCCGACGAGGAAGCCACCGGCAAAAAGATAGAGATGGCGGAGGCGGGGCTCTTTGACAAGTATGATTTCGTGATCATGATACATATGGACTCTAAAAATAAGGCGGAGATGAAACTGCTGGCCCTTTCGGCATTTCATTACAATTTCCGCGGCCAGCCGGCCCACGCCTCCGCCTGTCCCTGGGCGGGCAAAAACGCGCTGAACGGAGCGATGCTGATGATCCACGGTTTTGACATGATGCGCCAGCATCTCAAACCGACCACGCGCGTCCACGGCATCATCATCCGCGGCGGCGAGGCCTCCAATATTGTGCCGGAATACGCCTCCGCGGAATATACGTTCAGAAGTCCCGATTCCCGCTATCTGGCGCAGGTCGTCAAACTGCTGCATGACTGCGCCAAGGGGGCGGCGATGGCCACCCAGACCTCCGTGGAGATAGTCAAATACGCGCCCTCGCTGGACAGCATGAAGCCGAATCCCGCGGGAACGGCGATGCTGGAGGAGATATTCGCGGCGCAGGGGCTGCCGGTCTTTAAGGGAGAGGACGAGAATATCGGTTCCTCCGACATCGGCAACGTGAGCTTCCGCTGTGCCGCCTTTCATCCGACGATATCGATATCCGACGAGGATATCCCCTGTCATACGCGCGAATTCGCGGCGAAGATGAAGGAAAAGGATATTGAGCGGGTCATCTCAGCCGGCACGCGCATCATCTGCGAAATGGCGGTGCGCTCCGTTTACGAGCCGGAGAGGCTGGAAGCGATAAGAAGAGACTTCCGCAAATAA
- a CDS encoding arginine deiminase family protein: protein MFKNVIVRRPAKSMVEGITSNPQLGRPNYELALKQHDDYIEALKKCGVAVTVLEALEEYPDSCFVEDTAVITRKCAILSNPGAASRNGEAKEMLPAIKKFFPDDMIEYIKTPGTLDGGDVMMVGDHFYVGRSARTNAEGIRQFIAILEKHGLSGSEVKLELVLHLKTGVNYIENGNMLVSGEFVEKADFAKYSKIVIPEEESYAANCIWVNDRVIVPSGYPTVEKKIRDAGYEVILTDTSEYRKLDGGLSCLSLRF, encoded by the coding sequence ATGTTTAAAAACGTAATCGTCAGAAGACCAGCAAAGAGTATGGTAGAGGGTATCACATCAAATCCGCAGCTTGGCAGGCCGAATTATGAACTTGCGCTCAAACAGCACGACGACTATATCGAGGCCCTTAAAAAGTGCGGCGTGGCGGTGACCGTCCTTGAGGCGCTCGAGGAATATCCCGATTCCTGCTTTGTCGAGGACACGGCGGTGATAACGAGGAAATGCGCGATCCTCAGCAATCCGGGCGCGGCGAGCCGCAACGGCGAGGCGAAGGAGATGCTGCCGGCGATAAAAAAGTTTTTCCCCGACGACATGATAGAATACATCAAAACCCCGGGCACGCTGGACGGCGGGGACGTGATGATGGTCGGAGATCATTTCTACGTGGGCCGCTCGGCGCGGACGAACGCGGAGGGTATTAGGCAGTTCATCGCCATTCTGGAAAAGCACGGGCTCAGCGGCTCCGAGGTCAAGCTGGAACTTGTCCTTCATCTCAAGACCGGGGTAAACTATATTGAGAACGGCAACATGCTGGTGTCGGGAGAATTTGTCGAAAAGGCGGACTTTGCCAAGTACAGCAAAATAGTCATTCCCGAGGAAGAAAGCTACGCGGCGAACTGTATCTGGGTCAACGACAGGGTCATCGTACCCAGCGGATATCCCACGGTAGAGAAAAAGATCCGTGATGCGGGCTATGAGGTGATCCTTACCGATACCTCGGAATACAGAAAGCTGGACGGCGGCCTCTCCTGCCTCTCGCTGCGCTTTTAA